One segment of Rosa chinensis cultivar Old Blush chromosome 6, RchiOBHm-V2, whole genome shotgun sequence DNA contains the following:
- the LOC112172872 gene encoding uncharacterized protein LOC112172872: protein MLQSNNFICSLLCMLISAIKRRSGIQRRRIFSKEKLPRNIVQDVAEFVGMMVEDHKRLQPNVKTYATSVHGVLRQTQIPPRARILSRKYQTLVSSRVEPLQEEVELGHEIDYMARYVAEGGLTGERKRWVPQRGNTSQKYVVIAGSNCTVYLHKYVVVAGSIFFFF, encoded by the exons ATGCTTCAAAGCAATAATTTCATCTGTTCTTTGCTTTGTATGTTGATTTCAGCTATAAAGAGGAGGTCTGGAATCCAAAGAAGAAGGATTTTTAGCAAAGAAAAGCTGCCCAGAAATAT AGTGCAAGATGTTGCTGAGTTTGTTGGCATGATGGTTGAAGACCACAAGCGGTTGCAGCCTAATGTGAAAACCTATGC TACATCAGTCCATGGAGTTTTAAGACAGACCCAAATTCCACCGCGAGCCAGGATTTTGAGCAGAAAGTATCAAACACTGGTGAGCTCAAGGGTTGAACCTTTGCAAGAGGAAGTTGAACTTGGACATGAGATTGATTATATGGCCAG GTACGTTGCAGAGGGAGGGCTTACTGGTGAACGCAAGCGATGGGTGCCTCAAAGAGGGAATACTTCACAGAAATACGTAGTTATAGCTGGGTCAAATTGTACAGTATATCTACATAAATACGTAGTTGTAGCtgggtcaatttttttttttttttaa